The following coding sequences lie in one Saimiri boliviensis isolate mSaiBol1 chromosome 6, mSaiBol1.pri, whole genome shotgun sequence genomic window:
- the LOC120364655 gene encoding uncharacterized protein LOC120364655 yields MGCCGCSGGCGSGCGGCGSGCGGCGSGCGGCGSSCCVPVCCCKPVCCCVPACSCSSCGSCGGSKGGCGSCGGIKGGYGSCGGSKGGCGCGSCGGSKGGCGSCGCCQSSCCKPCCSSGCGSSCCQSSCCKPCCCQSSCCKPCCCSSGCGSSCCQSSCCKPCCCQSSCCKPCCCSSGCGSSCCQSSCCKPCCSQSSCCVPVCCQCKI; encoded by the coding sequence ATGGGCTGCTgtggctgctctggaggctgtggctctggctgtgggggctgtggctctggctgtgggggctgtggctctggctgtgggggctgtggctccagcTGCTGCGTGCCTGTCTGCTGCTGCAAGCCCGTGTGCTGCTGTGTGCCAGCCTGttcctgctccagctgtggctcctGTGGGGGCTCCAAGGGGGGATGTGGCTCCTGTGGGGGCATTAAGGGGGGCTATGGTTCCTGCGGAGGCTCTAAgggaggctgtggctgtggctctTGTGGAGGCTCAAAAGGAGGCTGTGGCTCTTGTGGCTgctgccagtccagctgctgtaagccctgctgctcctcaggctgtgggtcatcctgctgccagtccagctgctgcaagccctgctgctgccagtccagctgctgcaagccctgctgctgctcctcaggctgtgggtcctcctgctgccagtccagctgctgcaagccctgctgctgccagtccagctgctgcaagccctgctgctgctcctcaggctgtgggtcatcctgctgccagtccagctgctgcaaaccctgctgctcccagtccagctgctgtgtccCCGTGTGCTGCCAGTGCAAGATCTGA